In Lentilactobacillus sp. SPB1-3, the sequence TTTTGATTTCTGCATTTTTTTAACTTATCAGAAAAGTTCATTGCGCCCTCCATGACTGTGTCCATTAAACTTAAGAAAGATCTGTTAATACTATTATTAACAATACGTTATTAACATTGAACTTTCAATCATGCTTGAAGCGGCTTATTTACAAATATAATAAAGTTACTGTGACCACAATAACTAATTTGATGAACTATGCATTAATCTGTTCAAACATTGAAGACTTTAGTATATCTTTCTTTGAATAATATTCGTCTACTTCACCTTTCTATTTTTTCTTTGATGTGTCATATATGATACGACTATCATAAATAATAACGTAAAAAGTTTATCATAATAATTATTCAGAAATTTTCCTTCAAAGAATATATTTGTGATCTCAACAATGGAGTAAACAATCAAAGGATAGATTAAATATTTGTTTACCGGTTGTTTATTAAAAGTCACTAGTAATGCGATTCCAAAGAGTGTAGCTATTGCATATAGTAATAGAGCTAAACCGTGATTAAATGGTGCAAAGAATATCGCAACAATGACAACAACATAAGCAGGTACAAGCATCCATATAATTTTTTTCAATTCTGGTTCTCTAGTTTCTTTTGGCATGTTACTTACTCCTTGCTAACGAAATTTCTTTGTAACAGAAAAATATTAGGGCAGATATCCCAATCATTAACTTAACTTTTTGAATAACCATTGAAGATAGATCTGAGAAACTATTCGAATATGTAAAGATTAAATTCAGGCATGCAACTTGAAAGATTACTAATAATACTAATTTTGATGCTTTTCTGTTAATCGTAACCAACACTTCCTTAATGATCGAATATATCAATCTGTAATCACTTAATATCTGCATTAAATGTTAATTTATTAGTCCATAACTAACAAGCTGTGTATGTAAGACATCGTTTATTTACGTGATGCTGACGCATCAAGACACAAACGTCACCAAAGTTTGCGTTTAGGTTTTCGATGAAACCCCATGAAACAACAAACCACCTGATTCAAATTAATGAGATCAGGTGGTTTGTTTTTCGTACATATTTCATATCGCTTATATTCATGATTCTTTACTTAGATCAAGATATGATTCTTTTCGTAAATAACCATTTGCCATTGATTCGCTTCAAAGTATGACTAATTTGTGCCACTGATAAGTTCTTAAGTGAATCAGAATCAACAATTAGTAGAATCGAGCTTGCTGTAGCTGTGGTATCAGTCCAGTCATTAACGATAACTGATGTAGTTAAATGTAGTGTATGGCCCTCATTTTTCCAGACATTCTGAACCATGCTTTTTAGTTCTTCTTGTCCTGTGGCACTACCTTGGGTACCCTCAATTTTGCCATCATCTGAAAATAACGCAATATAACTGTCTGCATCCTTTTGGCTTGCTAACTGATCAGCCTGTGTAATCATTTGCATTATTGTTAGTAGATTTTCACTATTCCCCATGATTATCCCCCTCCTAAAACATGCTCGTGCTGGTATGCTTAATATCTTTGTTACTGTTATCAACACCAAAATCATTGCACAGAGATACTTAACTTTCAACCGGATACACTTAAAGTATTCTTCAGAATAAATCTTCAAAAAAAGCAAAATCCCTAACCTCAATTTATCGAGATCAGTAATTTTTTAATAAACATTTGTTACCCACAGTTAATTTTCCAGTAGAGAATTAAACGTCGTACTTTGAAGTTTACCTAATAAGTCATGAATGTCATCCAATGAATCTTGCTTATCGTTCATTACCCAATCACGCCAAATATTGTAAACTCCAGCACTCATAAACCCAATCCAATATTTGCGATTTACTTGAGGTATTTTATCAATACCTTCTAAGCTCTGATAAAAACGTTGCATATTATTAAAGAATATTTGCCGAATAATATATTCAAAATGTCGATCAATTGATAGCTTCATCGTGGAATCAAATTCAGTAAAGAAGTTACTAATCGCAAACATCTTTTGGTTTACCGGCGTTTGAAGAATGACATCATCGAATAACCGATTAATCTTGGGTTCAAAATAATCCCTTAACACGTCACCAACAGTTTCAAAATTTCGATAAAATGCCATCCGGCTGACGCCTGCACGCTCAACTAATTTTGAAATCTTGATATCTTCTAAATTAGTATTCTGTAATAACTCTAACAGTGCAGTTGCCAGAAAAAATCTGGAATCATTTTTAATAGATTGTGAGTATTTAGTAGCTGCCATTACACTTTCCCTCTTTCGTCACAGATGCCTTACTTAGGCTTGTTTTCTTACATTAAAAATTGTACGATGCTCTTGCATTAGTTACAAGTGTAACATACAAGGAGAAAGTATAATATGTCAAAACATTTAGTAGTAGTTACCGGAGCAACAGGGTTCATCGCAAGTCACACAATTGCCCAACTTCTAAAGCAGGATTATCAAGTTCGTGCCACTGTTAGATCATTAAGCAAAGCAGATCTTGTCAAATCGATGTTGTCGCAAGCCGGCGTTGAAGATTTTGATCAACTATCATTCGTAGAAGCTGATTTAACCAATAATAAGAATTGGGACAAAGTTATGGAAAACGCAGATTATGTTATGAGCGTGGCTTCATCAACTCCAACCAATGAGTTCACTGATGCCGATGCAATGACAACTACAGCCATTAATGGCAATATTCGAGTATTAACTCACGCTCGTGATGCAGGTGTGAAACGAGTTGTCATAACATCAGCTTACGGAGCCATCGGAATGGGTCATACAAATCGCACCACACCATTCACCGAAAAAGATTGGACTAATTTAGACAATTCAAATCTCGATCCTTATCAACGTTCTAAAACATTAGCTGAAAAAGCATCATGGAATTTTATCGAAGCCGAAGGTAATGGATTAGAGATGGCTGCTATTAATCCTGTAGGAGTAATGGGTCCTGTTCTGTCCAGTGATTTTTCACATTCTAATCAACAAATCGTCCAGCTATTAAGTGGTCAGGTTCCAGCAGTTCCAAACATCAATTCTGGTTACATTGATGTCCGAGATGTTGCAAGTCTTCATATTCTAGCCATGACTAGTCCAAAAGCAAACGGTGGAAGGTTCTTAGCAACAACTGGCGAAACGCTTTCCATGTTGGATGTTGCTAACATTCTCCGTGACGCATTCCCAAATTTTGAGGACAAGTTACCAACAACAGTTATTCCAGATGATGTTTTAAAAGAACAAGCAAAGGAAAATCCAATGCTTAAAATGATGGCTACTCTCGTCGGTAATTTTGCTGATACTAGTAATGAGAAAGCCAAGACATTATTAGGATGGAATCCTAGGTCAGCTAAAGAAGCCATCATTGCCACAGCTCAATCTATGATTGATTTAGGTATTGTAAAATAATAATTAAGTTATTTAATAAAATTAGCCAAGATAAAATCCCTGAACTCAATTGATAGAGATCAGGGATTTTATCAGGGATTTTATCTTGGCATTATCGTTATAGAAAACTTCACTTACAAATATGGTGAATTAAATACTCCATATTTTAAGGTAACTAAATTTCCTTGGGAAACTAACGTTACAATTTTCTCGTTTCGTCACAAATGCTATTGATCTAATTGCTTATCAACGGTTGTAATTGTAGGATAAATTTACTGCATCCAAACAAATTCCATCGATCATCTGCACGAAACCGCAATCTAGCTTCGATTTTTATGGCAAATCATTGCCAGCTGCAAAGTATACGTCATACAATTCTTGATTAGTAAGTTCGACGTCGGCCCCTGCGGCACTATCAACAATATGTGATGGTGTCATAGTTCCTAAGATGACTTGCATATTTGCAGGGTGACGGAGAATCCAAGCTGTCGCAATTGCATTTGCAGAAACACTATATTTATCTGCAAGTTTGCTTAGTATTTTATTCAATTCAGGAAATTTATCATTATTAATAAATGTACCATCGAAGAACCCATATTGAAATGGTGACCATGTTTGAATGGTCATGTTGTGTAGACGACTATAATTTAAAATTCCGCCATCGTGATCCACACTTCGATCATCTGTCATATTCACATGAATGCCTGAATCGATCATGCCGGTATGCATAATGCTGAATTGAAGTTGGTTAATCATCAATTTTTGATCAATCGCTGATTGTAGTAATTCAACTTGTTGAGGATCAAAATTCGATACTCCAAAGTGTCGAACCTTACCAGTCATTTGCAATTCGTCGAAAGCTTCAGCAACTTCTGCAGGATCCATTAATGCATCTGGGCGATGAAGCAAAAAGCTGTCCAGATAGTCAATGTTCATTCGTTTTAAAATACCATCAACTGAATCAATAATGCGTTTTTTTGAAAAATCATAACGTTGACCGAAAACAAAGCTACCACTGCTCTTTTCAGGATCAACTACAATTCCGCCCTTAGATTGAATGAAAAAATCATCCCTACTCAAACTAGAATTCTTCAACGCATCAGCAAACACCTCTTCGGATTTGCCTTGACCGTAAATATCCGCTGAATCAATAAAATTAATTCCACTATCATGAGCTGATTCAATCGCTCTAACCGCATCATTTGAACTAAGTGCTTCCATTCGCATAATTCCTAATGCAACTGCGGATGTCTGCCAATACGTGTTTCCCATCTTAATTTGTTTCATCATTTTTCCTCCCAAATATAATTAAGCTAATAATAAACAATGCACATTTAAGAGCATCGCTTAACAACAATTACACTATAAAACTTAAACCATGGTCTAAGACAAGGACTTTTTTAAAGGAGATTTTTATTATGGGACTTTCTATTTCTGACGCTGTTAAAAGAACGGGAATTCCAGCAACCACTATCAGGTATTATGATAAAAAAGGGATCTTACCTGCAGTTAATTATGACCCTAATGGTCACCGACATTTTTCGGAAACAGATATTCAAACTTTAGATTTAATCACCTGCCTTAAGGACACTGGGATGGCATTGTCTAAAATCCGTAAATTTATTCAACTAACTCAAAAAGGAGATAGGACTTTAGATGAGCGAATTGAACTTTTACAGTGCCAAAGGAACAACGTTAAGTTTCGAATTGAGCGTGACCAAAAAAACTTGAATAAGGTTGATGATAAAATCACAGAATATATGCGTTCAAAAGTAAACATTTTAAAATAAGAACAAAAAGATCCCTGAATTCAATTAAATGAATGCAGAGATCTTTTTTAGGAATCAGTTAATTTAAATTTATGAGTTCATGATTTCAGATACACAAATTCTATCCTTGATAATCATCAGCATCTGTTGAGTAAGCAATATCTTTTTGTGCTTCAAGAGCAGTTAAGCGGTTAGATAATGAGTCATGAATTTTCTTGTAAGCATCGCTACCCAAAGCCATTCGTAACGCACCTTTCCCCTCATCAACACGCCTAATGATTTGGTCCGCCATCTTCCGTGGATCTCCGGCAATCATTTTGATATAGGCATTAACATCTATACCAGGAACATCACCTTTCATTTGGTGAGTAATCTGATCAACTACCATGCCATTATACGCCGGCAAATCTGCACCAAATACGCCATTTCCTCCAACGAAATTTGTCCGAATGCCACCAGGTTCAACAATCGTCGTCTGCACATTGAATGGCTCTACTTCACTGGCTAATGCCTCAAAAGCCGCTTCAACTGCCCATTTAGAAGAACTATACATTCCCATTGCTTGAGTCGAATATTCACCCGCCATGCTTGAAATCTGCACGATATGCCCATGCCCTTGTTCACGGAAATGAGGCATAAAGGCTCTAACAGTACTTAAGGAACCAAACAAATTGACCTCAAAGACGTCTTCTACTTGCTTGGCGCTGATTCCTTCAACCGCGCCGTACAATCCATATGCAGCATTATTTAGCAAAACATCGATTGTTCCAAGTTCAGTAAAGGCTTTGTCCACAACTTTGTGAATATCTTGATCACTTTTAAGATCCATTGTTGTTTCCCAGAGTTGATTACCATACTGTGATTTCAAATCAGCTAAAGCTCCCTCGCGATGCGTAGTTGCGGCAACTCTATCCCCTCGTTTAAGTAATTTTTTAATGACTGAAGTCGCTAAACCACCCGTTGCTCCTGTTACAAACCATGTCTTCATCTTACATTCCTCCATTTTTTTGATTGAATCTTCGTGATTATTAAAATTAATAAATTTCAAATAACAATCTTAACCGATAGAACTATCGTTAAACATAAAACGAGTATAGCGATAGAGCTATCGTTTGTCAATCGAATAATTTGAATTAATTTACTCTGATGGATTGATAAGAATGATAGACTGTCAAATTTCAATTTTAATAAACGATAGAATTATCGCCAGAATACTGGTATTATGTGGTTATGAAACCTAAAAATGAAGCTGTTCGCCAACAGATTATTGATGCTGCTACGGAACTTATTATCGAATACGGAATTGCTGGAACCTCAACGGTTAAAGTAGCAAAACGCATCAATGGCGCTCAATCGAATATTTACTCATATTTCAAAAGCAAGTCAGAATTAATTTCTGGAGTTTTCTTACATCATCAAAAAATGATGATAAATGCGATGAAACCGGCTTTTGATGAGTCCAAATCTCCCAAAAAACTAGTCGCAGACATCGTATCTGAATTATTATCATTCGCTGATGAGGACCCTACCTCAATTCAAATTATTGCTGCGTTCCGAGCTCAGCCTAATCTCCGTCAGCAACTACCAACGATTGATGACAGTCAATTGTTAACAAAAATGTTTGAATTAATCACAAATTATCAACGTGATAGAGTTATAAATTCTGCCCCTGCAGAGTTTATCGCTGAAGCCATTTTTTCTATAGTGGTTAATTACAGCAATGCTAAATTAGCAGATGAAAATTACGCTCCATTGCTTAGCAAAGACACGGTAATCAAAATGGTTAGCGATTTCACTTTTATCGACAATTAATTCAGTAAATTCCAAAATTATTCTTTGTGCAACGGCTATTGAAAACCAAAATATCCCTAGTCTCAATTAAATGAGACTAGGGATTTTATAATAGAAATAATGATGATTCTGTTAATTAGTGTGAATATGTTACTTGGATGTTAATACATAGCTATCCTTTACTAACTTTTCCAATTCCGACAACGGCACAGTGCCATCTAACAGGATTGAGATCCAGTTACTTTTGTTCATGTGATACGCCGGGAAAAATCCCTGATTATTGATAAGAATAGAAATCAACTCTGGATCGGCCTTAACGTCAATCACCGATACTTTTGCATCTGGTCGGTCTGTTAATCCTAAATCACTATGACTCACTGGCATAATCAATCCAAACCACTTGCCATCAGGCCCGTGACGTAAAACCTGGTAATTTGGAAACTTAGAAAACGGTTTGTCTAAACTAACGCTTTCCAAACCCAATGCATACTCAATTAATTTCTGAATTGTATTCAATATTATTTACCTCTTCTTTATAGGTGTTAATAGTACCTTTCACATCAATTCCACTTTAAAAGTTTGTATAGTCATTACTAATTAATGTGCACAAAATTACGATATATCTAGAAACCGGACTATGACAATTATAATGTGGCAACTTGGTAAATAGTTATTTGAAGTTGAGGAGATTTAATATGAAAATTGTATTGCTCGCTGGTTACGCACTAAAAAACGACTTATATTTGTCCAACATATGCAAAAATCCCTGACCTCAATTACTAGAGATCAAGGATTTTATTTAGCACGTTAACTTTACCAAATTGTCATGGCTTACAGTTTCGAAAAAAAACTTACGATTTAAATTTCTTCAAGTAACGACCAGCAAGTAGCTTATGAAATTTAACCCCCAAAGTAGGATTTGCATCATCGATATCAGCATACATAGCCGTTGTAATTTTATTAAGCAATGGCACCAATTGATCAAGCTCTTCATCGGAAAGTGTATTCACAAAATTAGGCACTTCCTGATTCGCAGATTCAATTTCTTTTCGACCGGCATCAGTTAGATTCACTAAAGTAATACGACGATCTTTGTCTGACTTAGTCAACGTAACCAATTCTCGTTTGGCCAACTTAGAAACAAATTCACTGATGGCTTGTCGTGACATCCCTGAACGAGTTACCAGTTCACGTTGTGATAAATGATCTTCATCTGACAAAGCCAGTAGAATCTTTCCTTGCCCTTCAATAATCAATTTAGGACGAGCTTGCTTTACGATATCATCATAAATTTTACTAAGTTGCTCATACTCTGCCAATTTTCCTGCAACTTGTTCTGCCTTAGCATTATTCACCATGGTTAAATTCCTTTCATTACTTTTATTAATTATACACCATTCAAAAAAGTTTTGTCAGGTGCCTTGACATAATTTTAAGCCGGTCGTATTATGATTTTAGTCAAGGGCGCCTGACAATTAATTTTGGGAGGAATTTTCATGAATAATGATAATGTAATTGAAGTTAACAAGATTTCTAAAAGCTTCGATAACAAAGAAGTTGTCAAAAACATCTCTTTCGATGTTCGCCGAGGAGAAATATTTAGTTTGCTGGGACCTAACGGGGCAGGGAAAACCACTCTATTAAAAATGATGACCACCCTACTAAAACCTGATCAGGGCACAATTTCACTAAATGGATTTGACACCATCGAGCAAGGTCAAAGGGTTCGCCAAGAATTTAGTGTAACCGGACAATCAACAACGATTGATGAAGATCTCAGTGCTCGGGAAAACCTGTTAATCTTTGCAAAATTAAATGGGCTATCTAGTAAGGATGCTAAGACCCGAGCAGATGAACTATTATCAGATTTTGATTTGATTAATTCTGCCGAGCAAGCACTATCAACATTCTCAGGTGGAATGCGCCGACGGTTAGACCTAGCAGTGAGTTTAATTGGCAAACCACATATTTTATTTTTGGACGAACCAACAACCGGGCTTGATCCCAGGACTAGACTTCAAATGTGGCAAGCAATCCAAAAGTTAGTCGAACAAGGATCAACAATATTTCTAACGACTCAATATTTGGAAGAGGCCGATAGGCTAGCTGACCGGATCGCGTTAATTGACCATGGAAAAATGATTACAATTGGCACACCAGATGAATTAAAACAACAAGTTGGTGGAATGCAACTACGAATTGAACTATCTGACCAAAAAGATGCTAAGTCAGCCAAAGTAATCATTCAAAAAGTTTTGAATCAACCAGTTAGTGTATCTGACAAATCTTTAGTGGGCTCAATCGGAGACCCAGGAATCAAATCAGTCACTACGATTCTCGATGAGCTTCAAAATGCTGAAATATCCATTAATAACTTAAATATTGAATCACCATCATTAGACGACGTGTTCTTCAAGATGACGGTTGGCAAGAACTAAAGGAGGATCAATTATGCAATCGACAACGAACAAAAGTCACGTCATTATTAACACTCTCACATTAACCCATCGTAACTTATTAAAAACTCTCCATAACCCAGACAATATCAGTGATGTTATTATTCAGCCTATCATTTTCACTCTATTATTCGGATATCTATTTGGTGGTGTCGTGGCCGGGAGCGTCAAAGCATACTTACCAATGCTGGTATCTGGAATTCTTGTTCAAAGTATTCTAAATGCTGCATCAGGATCAGGTCAACAACTCCGTGAAGATATTAATAGTGGAATTTTTGATAGATTCAAGTCATTACCAATTTCACCCATCGCTCCATTAGCAGGACAATTAGTTGGGGACATTTTTAGGCTATTAATTTCCGGCGTTGTAGCCATCCTAACCACAATGCTAATGGGCTGGCGACCAGAGGTAAGTTTTCCAATGCTTTTAACTGCCCTATTATTGGCCGTGTTTATCGGCTGGGCCACTTCTTGGATATTCGCTTTAATTGGTTTGGTAGCAAAAAATGCAGAGCTCATTGGTAGTCTATCAATGATAATCATCTTAATTCTAACATTCTTATCAAACGCATTTATTCCAATTAAAACCTTACCCACCTTTTTACAATCGCTCGTAAAATTAAACCCAGTAACTATTACGATCAGTGCCATCAGAACCATTTTGAGCACTGGTAGTTGGGGAAGCAATGCCACAATGGTCCTTATCAGCGGGGTAGTCATCATTTTAATTTTTATGCCCCTAAGCATTAAAATATATGAACATCGCAACTAACAAATCTAATCATTGTAGTAATAATTTTGCTATCAATTACACACACCCTCAAGTTCGACTATAATTATCTCAAAGTCCGATTAGTGACCACTAGTGAACGATTAATCATCACAAATACAAATAGACGCAAAAAATCCCTGACCTCAATTACTTGAGATCAGGAACTTTTTTATCAGTTATATCAATTAAGATTAACCTAATTTGTTTTTGCTTTGTACTTCAAGCTTGTCGTTGAAGTCGTAGACAACTGGTTGACTAGTGGCCATATCAAGGTTGATGATATCTTCATTTGAGATACCTCCAATGTGCTTGCTCAATGCACGTAGTGAGTTACCGTGGGCAGCTGATAACATTCTTACCATCAAGTAATTTAGGTGCAATTTCGTCTTACTTCTCTATTCAACAAAAAATCGCAACCATGTTCATTCTAATCAATTTTACTTTTATGTAGATTCAATGGTTAACGGTGTCACTCCTTCAATTGTAATAAGGTAATAAACATGCTATTCTAATTGTGTAAAACTTAATTTGACAACGTCTTTATTTCCTGAAGGAGAAGCAATATGAAAAAAAACGGATGCAATTATCGTGGTTTACTCGCATCGACTGTGTTTCTGTCAGCAGGAGTTTTACTGACAACAATCGCTCCAGTGAATGCTAAAGCGGATAACAATGCAAATTCCGTTACATCTGCACTAGTTAGTAACAAAGATTCTAATACGTCTGCAACTAATAATCAGGTATCTATTCCAGATACAAATTCTGATGGTAACAGCGCTAAAGTCGGCTCATCAACAACTTACACTGATAACAATAGTACAGACAATGATAGTGTTAACGAACAACCTGATGCTCTCAATAGCAATGAAGGCAGTAATAACACTGCTACGAAAACCCAAAACGATGATCAGACTGATGGTCAAGCATTGAACGTCACAAATTCTAATGAATCCACAAATGTGTATACATCACCCGACGCATCGATTCATAATTCAGATATTGCATACGACAGACAATCTAATCCAGAATCTTCTGAAAGTAACTTAAGTATCAAAAACGATTCAGTTGATGTTGCAGCTAATAATGGTAATGATGAGAAGATTAATGCTAATCAACCTCAATCAAATGAAACAAGCCAGAATAATACTCAAGTTCAATCAAAATCAACCAATGTAAATGATTCAGGCAACAAAGTCGCCACATTAGCCTACAGTTCACCTGTAACAGATAATAGTAAATATGAATTCAAGGCATCTTCTGTAGCCACAGTCACACAAGGAACCCAATGGGCCTGGCTCCCAGTGCCAATACTTATTCCCGGAAGAATCGTTGACGGAGCAATTAATACAATTACCAGCATTCCCGGGTTAAGTGGATTAAGTGTCCCACTTAATGCAATTCGAACTGTTTTAACACCATCTTGGGCCATAGCGTTAAACTCTGCAAGTGGAGCATTTAGTGATTTCTTGACGAATAGTTTAACCAGTTTATTTCCTAATAATGATTCAATTCAGACAATTCTGGGAGAACTTGAAAATCCTTTGATCCAAGATTCATTACCAATTCAAATATTCTTACCGATTCCGATCCCATCAGTGACTCCACCGACTACTCCCGAGACCCCGGTGACTCCACCCACTACTCCTGAGACTCCGGTGACTCCACCCACTACTCCTGAGACTCCGGTGACTCCACCGACTACTCCCGAGACCCCGGTGACTCCACCCACTACTCCTGAGACTCCGGTGACTCCACCCACTACTCCTAAGACTCCAGTGACTCCACCCACTACTCCCGAGACCCCGGTGACTCCACCAACCACTCCTGAGACTCCGGTGACTCCACCAACTACTCCTAAGACTCCAGTAATTCCTACGATAAACAAATCGGTTACTACTTTAACTAAGATTAGTAAAAAAGTAACTACGGTTAACGTTACTAAGCAAGGCAATACCGATAAGCAAAATGTTAACAACAAGATTGTTTACGCTAACTCCACCAAGTTGCCACAAACTGGTGAATCTAGTAAAAATTCTGCTACACTTGTTGCACTGGGTGTTGGAATGTTGGTTGCTGCACTTGGCTTAGCATATAAGACATTAAAAAGAAATTAACTATAAAGAATAAGTCTAACCATTTATCAGCCAGTATGTTCAAATAACCCCCTACCTCAGTTTAATAAACTAAGTTAGGGGGTTATTTGTATCACGATCATTATCGTCAATCTTATTTCACGCCAATTAATATTCTTGTGCTAAGAGCTCCATACATACCTTCAATTCCGCCATGTTGAACACTAATCTTTTTTATACCAATCTGCTGCAATCTACTTCTATACTCACCAATATGTTCTATATCCAATATTATTATTTTTCCACCTGGCTTGAGCACTCTATAAGCCTCATCAATTGAATGCTCTCGACTGGATTTCGGCTTCACGTTGTGAATTGACATGCTAGCCACAACATAATCAAAACGATTATCTTCAAATTTCAAGCTCGTCATATCACCGGTCACTAGTTCAGTAACTGAACTAACTCCCAAGTGATCAATATTTCGCTGAGTTTCTGATTCAGCATTTCCTAATTGGTCTCCTTGGTTCCAAATATCTAATCCAATAGCCTTCCCAGAAGCGTGCAAACGCTTTGCAATTTCAATTAAAAATGCCCCATGACCCGTGCCCAAATCCAGCACCTGTTCGTCACCATTGAAATGTAATCTACCAACTACCCGTTCAATTATTTTGTACTTACCAAAAAGTGAAGTATATAAGTACAGCAACCCAAATAATAAAAATACCACTGGTACGATACACCTCGTCCAGCTCCCAGAAATAATTCCCATAATCAGCCCAATTGTACCAATCGACAAAAATATTATCGGCACTAACGGAGCGTCAATTCCCTTTTCATAAAAAATCCCTCCTACTTACTTATAAGCATTATAGCAAAAAAGAGAATTGGATTTTAAAAATGTTAGTTGTAATTTTGTCGTTATAGTTTTAATCTGTTAACTATTATATTTGAGAATAATAATTATGAAATCGAATATAATATACCTGTGCACTAAAGGTCAA encodes:
- a CDS encoding nuclear transport factor 2 family protein — protein: MGNSENLLTIMQMITQADQLASQKDADSYIALFSDDGKIEGTQGSATGQEELKSMVQNVWKNEGHTLHLTTSVIVNDWTDTTATASSILLIVDSDSLKNLSVAQISHTLKRINGKWLFTKRIIS
- a CDS encoding TetR/AcrR family transcriptional regulator gives rise to the protein MAATKYSQSIKNDSRFFLATALLELLQNTNLEDIKISKLVERAGVSRMAFYRNFETVGDVLRDYFEPKINRLFDDVILQTPVNQKMFAISNFFTEFDSTMKLSIDRHFEYIIRQIFFNNMQRFYQSLEGIDKIPQVNRKYWIGFMSAGVYNIWRDWVMNDKQDSLDDIHDLLGKLQSTTFNSLLEN
- a CDS encoding SDR family oxidoreductase; the protein is MSKHLVVVTGATGFIASHTIAQLLKQDYQVRATVRSLSKADLVKSMLSQAGVEDFDQLSFVEADLTNNKNWDKVMENADYVMSVASSTPTNEFTDADAMTTTAINGNIRVLTHARDAGVKRVVITSAYGAIGMGHTNRTTPFTEKDWTNLDNSNLDPYQRSKTLAEKASWNFIEAEGNGLEMAAINPVGVMGPVLSSDFSHSNQQIVQLLSGQVPAVPNINSGYIDVRDVASLHILAMTSPKANGGRFLATTGETLSMLDVANILRDAFPNFEDKLPTTVIPDDVLKEQAKENPMLKMMATLVGNFADTSNEKAKTLLGWNPRSAKEAIIATAQSMIDLGIVK
- a CDS encoding aldo/keto reductase; this translates as MKQIKMGNTYWQTSAVALGIMRMEALSSNDAVRAIESAHDSGINFIDSADIYGQGKSEEVFADALKNSSLSRDDFFIQSKGGIVVDPEKSSGSFVFGQRYDFSKKRIIDSVDGILKRMNIDYLDSFLLHRPDALMDPAEVAEAFDELQMTGKVRHFGVSNFDPQQVELLQSAIDQKLMINQLQFSIMHTGMIDSGIHVNMTDDRSVDHDGGILNYSRLHNMTIQTWSPFQYGFFDGTFINNDKFPELNKILSKLADKYSVSANAIATAWILRHPANMQVILGTMTPSHIVDSAAGADVELTNQELYDVYFAAGNDLP
- a CDS encoding MerR family transcriptional regulator, yielding MGLSISDAVKRTGIPATTIRYYDKKGILPAVNYDPNGHRHFSETDIQTLDLITCLKDTGMALSKIRKFIQLTQKGDRTLDERIELLQCQRNNVKFRIERDQKNLNKVDDKITEYMRSKVNILK
- a CDS encoding SDR family NAD(P)-dependent oxidoreductase; this translates as MKTWFVTGATGGLATSVIKKLLKRGDRVAATTHREGALADLKSQYGNQLWETTMDLKSDQDIHKVVDKAFTELGTIDVLLNNAAYGLYGAVEGISAKQVEDVFEVNLFGSLSTVRAFMPHFREQGHGHIVQISSMAGEYSTQAMGMYSSSKWAVEAAFEALASEVEPFNVQTTIVEPGGIRTNFVGGNGVFGADLPAYNGMVVDQITHQMKGDVPGIDVNAYIKMIAGDPRKMADQIIRRVDEGKGALRMALGSDAYKKIHDSLSNRLTALEAQKDIAYSTDADDYQG
- a CDS encoding TetR/AcrR family transcriptional regulator, whose amino-acid sequence is MKPKNEAVRQQIIDAATELIIEYGIAGTSTVKVAKRINGAQSNIYSYFKSKSELISGVFLHHQKMMINAMKPAFDESKSPKKLVADIVSELLSFADEDPTSIQIIAAFRAQPNLRQQLPTIDDSQLLTKMFELITNYQRDRVINSAPAEFIAEAIFSIVVNYSNAKLADENYAPLLSKDTVIKMVSDFTFIDN
- a CDS encoding MmcQ/YjbR family DNA-binding protein, which gives rise to MNTIQKLIEYALGLESVSLDKPFSKFPNYQVLRHGPDGKWFGLIMPVSHSDLGLTDRPDAKVSVIDVKADPELISILINNQGFFPAYHMNKSNWISILLDGTVPLSELEKLVKDSYVLTSK
- a CDS encoding MarR family winged helix-turn-helix transcriptional regulator, whose translation is MVNNAKAEQVAGKLAEYEQLSKIYDDIVKQARPKLIIEGQGKILLALSDEDHLSQRELVTRSGMSRQAISEFVSKLAKRELVTLTKSDKDRRITLVNLTDAGRKEIESANQEVPNFVNTLSDEELDQLVPLLNKITTAMYADIDDANPTLGVKFHKLLAGRYLKKFKS
- a CDS encoding ATP-binding cassette domain-containing protein, which produces MNNDNVIEVNKISKSFDNKEVVKNISFDVRRGEIFSLLGPNGAGKTTLLKMMTTLLKPDQGTISLNGFDTIEQGQRVRQEFSVTGQSTTIDEDLSARENLLIFAKLNGLSSKDAKTRADELLSDFDLINSAEQALSTFSGGMRRRLDLAVSLIGKPHILFLDEPTTGLDPRTRLQMWQAIQKLVEQGSTIFLTTQYLEEADRLADRIALIDHGKMITIGTPDELKQQVGGMQLRIELSDQKDAKSAKVIIQKVLNQPVSVSDKSLVGSIGDPGIKSVTTILDELQNAEISINNLNIESPSLDDVFFKMTVGKN